The following proteins are co-located in the Pseudomonadota bacterium genome:
- a CDS encoding acyltransferase family protein, with translation MDNLRIYMTFSVVLHHAAVIYGVPGGWYYAEYADDNLSQIFLTILTFLGRAFVIQFFFFIAAFFTPASYDRKGPLSFMKDRMIKLGIPLVVYSYFIGPAITYLVNYNTLSAEYSFLENIYDFKNVAPAALWFAEVLIIFSFFYILWRLFTKFFSPDHGSSGTFPANVTILFLAIIIGLITFLARIYYPATYKVFHLRPGNYPPYIAMFILGIVTYRRKWLACINHDVYRFWIKVLAFSFLLFVGFIVCDGILNKHAVLYRGGPTWQGLFGALWENITCVGAIICCIYLGNKYDNHQGRLFGVLSKDAFAVYVFHAPVVVAFTYFMKDMPLYPLLKFVIVFAAATPFTFALCHYCIMKIPFAKRIL, from the coding sequence ATCGACAATTTAAGAATATACATGACGTTTTCTGTGGTGCTTCACCATGCGGCGGTCATTTACGGAGTTCCGGGCGGGTGGTACTATGCGGAATATGCCGATGACAACCTGTCCCAGATATTTTTAACCATCCTCACCTTTCTTGGCAGGGCGTTTGTTATCCAGTTTTTCTTTTTTATAGCCGCTTTTTTCACACCTGCTTCGTATGATCGAAAAGGACCGCTTAGCTTTATGAAGGACAGGATGATCAAGCTCGGTATACCTCTTGTTGTGTATTCTTACTTTATCGGTCCTGCTATCACATATCTCGTTAATTACAACACCCTTTCTGCAGAGTACTCTTTCCTCGAAAATATCTATGATTTTAAAAATGTAGCACCTGCAGCCCTCTGGTTTGCAGAGGTTCTTATCATCTTTTCTTTCTTCTACATTCTGTGGCGTTTATTTACAAAGTTCTTTTCGCCGGACCACGGGAGCAGTGGTACTTTTCCTGCCAATGTCACGATCTTGTTTTTGGCGATCATTATAGGGCTTATCACCTTTCTGGCCCGGATATATTATCCTGCTACTTATAAGGTTTTTCATCTGAGGCCCGGCAACTATCCGCCGTATATCGCCATGTTTATACTCGGGATCGTAACCTATCGCCGGAAATGGCTGGCCTGCATAAATCATGATGTTTACAGATTCTGGATAAAAGTATTGGCCTTCTCATTCCTTCTTTTTGTCGGATTTATAGTCTGTGACGGCATACTGAATAAACATGCTGTACTCTACAGAGGAGGGCCGACCTGGCAGGGGCTTTTCGGCGCTCTCTGGGAAAATATTACCTGTGTAGGAGCTATTATATGCTGCATATATCTTGGCAACAAGTATGACAATCACCAGGGAAGGCTTTTCGGGGTATTGTCGAAAGATGCCTTTGCAGTCTACGTCTTTCATGCGCCCGTTGTGGTTGCTTTTACTTATTTTATGAAGGATATGCCGCTCTATCCCTTGCTTAAATTTGTCATTGTCTTTGCTGCTGCAACGCCTTTTACATTTGCATTATGTCATTACTGTATCATGAAAATTCCCTTTGCAAAGCGCATTCTGTAA
- a CDS encoding PaaI family thioesterase: MNKLPGYRKCFFCSKEEPTGVKLILRYQESTVICDFTLERRFQGFNGIAHGGIVAGILDELMWWTIAVETRKASMTRKMEVELLQPVICDKHYTAKGKLLKQGHNTFWVSCIIEDDAGKAAAKGMAVFKLAKDIELHDMIDDLDFTNVAPEIRDIFTNMPTHI; this comes from the coding sequence ATGAATAAACTTCCGGGGTACAGAAAATGTTTTTTCTGCAGCAAAGAGGAGCCGACAGGTGTAAAGCTTATATTGCGGTATCAGGAAAGTACTGTAATATGCGACTTTACGCTTGAGAGAAGATTCCAGGGGTTCAATGGGATTGCGCACGGAGGCATCGTAGCAGGGATACTTGACGAACTTATGTGGTGGACTATTGCTGTTGAAACGAGGAAGGCGTCTATGACCAGGAAAATGGAGGTTGAACTCCTGCAGCCGGTCATTTGCGATAAACATTATACAGCAAAGGGAAAGCTGCTGAAACAAGGACACAATACCTTCTGGGTTTCATGCATAATTGAAGATGATGCCGGCAAGGCAGCAGCTAAGGGAATGGCTGTCTTTAAACTCGCAAAAGACATTGAATTGCATGATATGATAGATGATCTCGATTTTACGAATGTCGCTCCGGAAATAAGAGATATTTTTACCAATATGCCCACACACATATGA
- a CDS encoding ferritin — MVKLWRCIICGDPYIGDNPPANCPFCGAHLSYILEAKEAKVSFDVALSDKDRANAEYALKVEVSNSSFYSCAAGKTDNEEGKLLFKALSKIEAEHAAIWKKILKLPAVPAGNETCFIENPKNLQESHERETRAIAFYKKAAEEADNARIKQIFEALVEVETDHLYLSEVRLK; from the coding sequence ATGGTAAAACTGTGGAGATGTATAATTTGCGGAGATCCTTATATCGGGGATAATCCGCCGGCAAACTGCCCCTTTTGCGGCGCCCATCTGTCTTACATATTGGAAGCAAAGGAAGCAAAGGTAAGTTTTGATGTTGCTTTAAGCGATAAGGACAGGGCTAACGCAGAATATGCCCTGAAAGTTGAAGTAAGCAATTCGTCCTTTTACTCCTGCGCAGCAGGTAAAACTGATAATGAAGAAGGGAAGCTTCTCTTCAAGGCGTTATCTAAAATAGAGGCAGAGCATGCCGCTATCTGGAAAAAGATACTGAAGCTTCCTGCTGTGCCTGCAGGAAACGAAACCTGTTTCATAGAAAATCCGAAAAATTTACAGGAATCCCATGAACGTGAAACAAGGGCAATCGCATTTTACAAAAAAGCTGCTGAAGAAGCGGACAATGCACGGATAAAACAGATATTCGAGGCTTTGGTAGAGGTCGAGACAGACCATCTTTATCTGTCGGAAGTGAGGCTAAAGTAA
- a CDS encoding rubredoxin, with protein sequence MVWTCSVCGFQYDEKVEKVPFEELPEDWHCPICNAPKSAFEKSA encoded by the coding sequence ATGGTCTGGACATGTTCTGTATGCGGTTTTCAATATGACGAAAAAGTTGAGAAGGTACCCTTTGAAGAATTGCCGGAGGATTGGCACTGTCCTATTTGTAATGCACCCAAGAGCGCTTTTGAAAAATCTGCTTAA